Proteins encoded by one window of Aphis gossypii isolate Hap1 chromosome X, ASM2018417v2, whole genome shotgun sequence:
- the LOC126552027 gene encoding uncharacterized protein LOC126552027 isoform X1: MYYPAGHNRSLMIILLVAYIIQVDRCSADDPPPPAADPSPPAAETTTEATDSAAIDPNASSDDKLSTFNQCKTLVGKTLTDIRAGTGMMLRTLGHATLAVMSALFGTYNGAVWTTAVTGETVASGLNLVNNVTGRVALVGDVTSGIANLATEAATTFRKNAENNIENRKLMVKELESRLDNFHPESEAFLVSPVANKVDEEVKTEVVTAATTDNVAAAAA; the protein is encoded by the coding sequence GTCGATCGTTGTTCAGCGGACGACCCTCCGCCCCCGGCTGCAGACCCATCGCCACCGGCCGCCGAAACGACCACTGAGGCCACGGACTCGGCGGCCATAGACCCGAACGCCTCCTCCGACGACAAGTTGTCGACGTTCAATCAGTGCAAAACGCTAGTGGGCAAGACCCTGACGGACATACGCGCGGGCACGGGCATGATGCTGAGAACCTTAGGGCACGCCACGTTGGCCGTGATGAGCGCCCTGTTTGGCACGTACAACGGAGCCGTGTGGACGACTGCCGTCACCGGCGAGACGGTTGCGAGCGGCTTAAACTTGGTGAACAACGTGACTGGTAGGGTGGCGCTGGTTGGCGACGTGACTTCCGGCATCGCCAACCTGGCCACCGAGGCGGCCACCACGTTCCGGAAGAACGCGGAGAACAACATCGAGAACCGCAAGCTGATGGTCAAAGAGTTGGAATCGCGCCTGGACAACTTCCACCCGGAGTCCGAAGCGTTCCTGGTTTCGCCCGTCGCCAACAAAGTCGACGAAGAAGTCAAAACGGAAGTCGTCACCGCCGCCACCACCGACAACGTCGCTGCAGCCGCGGCGTAG
- the LOC114130578 gene encoding FAD-linked sulfhydryl oxidase ALR, with product MENCPLDKAKLGFHTWSLLHTIAAYYPDEPTPQQRKDINDFFTLIGRLYPCETCARDFTKLLASRPPENDSQKSLSEWLCRIHNHINQKLVAKNYEQKYWQVSLKI from the exons atggaAAACTGTCCATTGGATAAAGCAAAATTag GATTTCATACTTGGAGTTTGCTTCACACAATTGCTGCATATTATCCAGATGAACCTACTCCCCAACAACGGAaagatataaatgatttttttacactTATCGGCCGTCTTTATCCTTGTGAAACATGCGCACGAGATTTCACCAAGCT tttAGCCAGTCGACCACCAGAAAACGATTCTCAAAAATCATTATCCGAATGGCTATGTCGGATACATAATCACATTAATCAAAAACTTG TGGCGAAAAATTATGAGCAGAAGTATTGGCAGgtaagtttgaaaatttga